GAGGTGGACCGGGAACGGGAAGGCCGGGGCCACGCCTTCATCCGCTGCGCGGACGACTGCAACGTCCATGTGCGAAGCCGTCGGGCCGGGGAACGGGTGATGGGCTGGCTGCGGGAGCTGTTCACGGGGCTGCATCTAAAGGTGAACGAGGCCAAGAGCGCGGTGGATCTGGCGACACGCCGCAAGGTGCTGGGCTACAGCTTCTGGCTGGGACCCGGCGGAGTGGTGAAGCGCCGGGTGGCCAAGAAAGCCCAGGACAAGCTGAAGGAGCGGGTGCGTCACACGACTCGGCGCATTTGAACCGCCCGGTGCGGACCCGCAGGCCGGTTGGTGTGGCAGGGGATGCCGGGGATTCCCCGGCACCCCTATGCCGATTTTCAGAAAATGCGCTCCGCGCGTTTTTTCTCTGTGTTAGCTCTTTGACACACACCTCTCTTTGTGTAAACTCAGGTCGTTCCGCCGGGGACGTGTCCCCTGGAACGCGCAGCTGTAACCGAACCATCCACCCAAAAGGACGAGGTGCCAATGAAGCGCTTCCTGCCTCTTTTCGCGGCCGGGCTGGGTCTCCTACTGGCTTTCGGCTGCTCCCAGGACAGCCGACCACCCGAATCTGGAGGGCGTCTGCTCTCGCGGGATCAGGTGCGTCTGCTCAGTCCGGCTGACTTTGCCGGCAAGGATCGCGTGATCGACGCGATGGGAGATTTCACCCTCCAGGTGCTGCCGGGTGAGGCCTCCGTGGTTGAGGGAGAGGCTTTCCGTCTGGTCGCCCCGGCTGGCGCCGTCAGCCAGCCTGTCACCATCCACGCCCAGTGGCTGGGCGGTGACGGCACGGGCGAGATCGGCTTCAATTTCACGCCGGAAGGCCAGGAGTTCCTGCTTCCCCTGCACTTCGAGCTGACCCTGCCCCTCCAGCCGGCCGACCTGCCGGCCGGGGACGAGCTGATGGTCCTCTACGATCGCGAGGATGGCTGGTACGAGGTCATCTCCAACGAGGTGCACTGGCTGAGCGTGGATGAGAAGGCCACGATGTTGGCCCGCCTGGAGCACTTCACCAAGTACCTCATCGCCACGGGACCGCCGCCGGATCCGGATCCGGACAACAACTGATCCCATGTTCCGCCCGCCTCTGTGAGACATGAGCCCCGGCCCCGCGGCCGGGGCTTTTCATGGCTAATGCGGCAAGGGCAGCAGGATGCGGAAGGCGGTGCCCCGCCCGGGGCGGCTCTGCACCTGGATGAGACCCTGGTGCGCCTCCACCACCTGGCGGACCAGAGGCATGCCCAGGCCCGTGCCCCCTTCGCCCTTGGTGGTGAAATAGGGCTCCCAGATGCGGGCCAGCACGGCCTCCTCCATGCCGCAACCGTTGTCCTCCACCACCAGGAGCAGATGCTGGCCGACCAGCCGCGTGCGGCACTGCACCCAGCCGCCGCCGCAAGCCTCCACGGCGTGGGCGGAGTTGATGAGCAGATTGAGCAGCATCTGTTGCAGCTGCTCGGCATCGGCCTTGATCTGGGGCAGGTGGGGCATCACGTCGAGCCGGATGCGAAGGGTGCCGCGGTCCTCGGACTCCGGCTCGGGGCCGCCCACGCTCAGGTCGAAGCGCTTGATCTTGCCACCCAGATCCTTGAGCAGGCTGACCGTGCCCGCCGCCAGGGCGTTGAGGTCCACGTCCCCCAACTGGCGCTGGGGCGGACGCGAGAGGTCGCTCAGGGTGCGGGCGATGCGCTCGATGCGGCCCGCCATCTCCTCGACGATCTGCAGGTCGGGATCCACATCCTCCTGGACGGAGGGCCGTTCGCGCAGGGTCATGCGCGCCAGCTGGACATGCCCGCTCAGGGGCGCCAGCGCGTTGCGGATCTCATGGGCGATGGATCCGGCCGTGCGGCTGACCATGGCGAACTTCTCACTCTCGAGCAGCTCCTGCTGCATGCGCACCTCGGCCGTGACGTCGGACAGGATGAGGCCCCAGACCTGCTCGCTGCCGTCGGGGAAGGAGAGGGGGAAGGGCCGACACCGCAAGTGGCGGTTCTCCACCGCCCAGTCCGCGCTGCGCTCGTGGCGATCCATGCGGCTTTGCAGGAAGCGGCCGAAGGAGGACTCCAGCCTCCAGCCGGCCGGCGCCGCCGGGTCGGGCTCGACGATGGAGAGCATGCTCAAATCCCGGTGGAAGGGTTGGTTGGCAAACTGCAGGCGGAACTGCCGATCGTAGATGATGAGGGCGCTGGGCAGCGAGTCGACGATGCGCAGGTGGAGGCGCTCGAAGTTGTCATAGCGCAGCTGTTGGGCCTGTTCGGTGCGCCGCAGCTGGAGTTGCGTCAAGGTGAGGGAGCACAGCTCGCAGAAACCGTCCAGCAGCACGAGGATGTGCTCGCTGTAGAGGGTCGTGACCGAGCTGTCCACGTAGAGGGCGCCCACGACCTGCCCCTGGCGGCGCAAGGGTGCGCAGAGGCTGCTCTTCAGGTCGAAATCGATGATGGAGCGGGCCTGGGCCAGTTCCTCCAATTGCGAAAGGTTGGAGGAGCGCAGGGGCTGGCCGCTTTCCAGGACGCGCCGGATGATGGAGTGGGAGGCCTGGGTCTCCGGCCGGTCCAGGGTGAAGCCGTCGCGGTCGACGCCCAGGGTGAAGAGCAGCTCCCCATCCTCGTCCAGTTCGACGATGGCGCCACGCTGGGCTCCCGCCAGGCGGATGGCCTGGTGCAGGAGGAAGTGCAGGGCTTCGCGCGGCGTGGTGCAGGTGTTCAGCTCGCGGGCCAGCCCCAGGACCAGGTCCAGTTCGCGCCGGGTGAAGCGCTCCTGGCGGCGGGAAAGATCCTCGGCCCGGCTCTCAAGCTCCTGTAGCGCGGCCAACTGATCCAGCAGTGCGGCCATCATCCCTCCTATCGAGTTCATCCAGTCGGGCCAGGCATTCACCCGCCCTCTCCAGCATGACACGCAACCAGGGCGAGGAGGCCACCCGCTCCTGCCAGGCGGGTGACAGGTCCATGGCGAGGGACTCCAGCAGGCGCACGGCGCGTCCCAGCCGGATGCCGGCGGCGGACCAATCCTCGCGGCGGGCGGCCGATTCGCCCTCGTGGGAAAGCAGGCGGATCTCGTGCAGGCGGTGGATCTCCCGCACTTCGCGCAGACAGGGCGCCCATTCGGCGAGCCAGGGCAGCCGTCCCTCCAGCAAGCGCAGGGCGAGGCGCACGCCGTCCAGGCGCGGTTCCAGCCCCAACAAGGTGCTCAGCAGGTCGGCGGAGGCTGTTTCCCTCCCCGCGGCCAGGGCCCGGAGGGACGCGGGCGTATTGGCCGGCAGCCCGGCCGCACCGGTCGGCGACGCATCGAAAGCCGCCAGCAGGGCCCATTGCCGACTGGCGGCCTTGTCGCGCCCGGCATCGATCTCCTGGAGGCGGGCGAGGTGGCTGCGGGTCGGCTCGATCCCCAGGTCCCAAGCGAGACAGAGCAGGTTCTTGAGTGAATCCAACTCCTCGTCCGGCATTTGCAGGGCGCGGGCCAGGTCCAGCTCGCGCTCCCAGGTGGCCTCGGCGCTCTCCAGGTCCCCCAGGGCGGCCCAGGCTTCGCCCAGATGATCGAGGATGGCCAGTTCCGTCTGCATGACCTGCAGCTCCCGGGCCTGGACCAGGGCGGGCTCCAGCTCCCGGACGGCCTGGTCGGCGGCGCCCCGCTTCAGCTGCACCAAAGCCAGGTTGACGCGGGCCATCAGCTCGTAGCGGTCCAGGTGGAAGAGGGCCGCCTCCCGGCCGGCCTGCTCCAGCTCGGTGCGGGCCTGCTCCAGGCGGCCAGCCTGCAAGTGGATGACACCCAGGTTGTTGGCCAGCCAAATCCGCTGCTGGATCTGGAGGATCTGCCGGCCCGGCCGGCTGAGGTGGGTCCAGAGGCGGGCCGCCAACTCCGGTGAACCCAGGTTGAATGCCGCCACTGCCGCCTGATGGATGGCGTGGGCGATGCCGGGTCCGCCGGCGGGATCCGCCTCCAGCAACAAGGGGGCCGCCGCCGTCAGCCGCGCGTTGGCCTCGGCGGCCCGGCCAATGCCCTGCAGCAGCTCGATCGCCTGCACCTCGAGGGCCAGACGGGACTTGTCCTCCCGGGCGAGTCGGCGGCCATGCTCCACCAGGCGCCAGGCCAGGCGGCGGCGCTGGCCGAGCCGCCAGGCGTGCGCCAGGCGGAGGACCAGCGAGGTGGAGCGCTCGGCGGAATCGGCGCCGGACTCCCGCAGAAGAGCCTTGAGGAGCTGGGCCGCCTCGGCGGCGCGGTCCTGTTCAAGGAGGGCGGTGGCCAGGTCCGACTGCAGGTCGCTCCGTTGTTCGGCCGGCAACAAGGGAAGCAGTTCGGTGATCAGCTGGATCTTTCGCTGCGGATTGATCAGGCCGCGGGCGCGCCGCAGGATCTGGTGCGCCATGTGGGGATCGGCCCGGCCCAGATCCGCCCGGGAGAGGAGGAGGAGGCCCAATTCGGCCGGCGGATCCGGGCGGCGCCAGAGGTCCTGGAGCAGGTCGAGGGTCGCCTGGCCCAACACATCCTCGTCCAGGCTCCCGATCAGACCGGCCCGGGGCACGAGCTGGCCATCGCCGCGGTCGCGCAGCCAGCCGGCGCCCTCCAGCATCTCCAGCTCGTCCTCGCGTCCCTGGCGGACCAGATCCTGCCAGCAGCCGATGGGGGCCGGCTCAACCCAGGCGCAGGCCCGCAGCAGGGCGTGGCGCAGCTTGCCATCCAGGGCGGCCAGATCCGCACCGCGCAGGTCCTCGCCCCGGGGTGGCCGGATCTCCGTCAGCCGCCACATCCCATCCGCGGGAGCCAGACTGCCTTCGCTGATGCAGCGGGCCACCAGGGGTGCGATCCGCTCGCCGTCGCCGGCCGACAAGCGGTCCAGGACGTCGATGGCGGCATCCTCCAGCGTGATGCCGGGCGTGGGGTGGCGCAGCCAGGCGCGCCACTGGCCACTCTGCGGAGGATCCAGCCGGTGCGTCTCGCCCAGGTCCAGGCCCGGCTCCGGGGCGCCATCCAGCTGCAGGACGACGAGGGGACGGTGCTGGCGTCGGCAGGTCTCCACCAGCAAGGGAAGCTGGCGTGCGTCAGGATCCCCGGGCGGCACGATCCAGCACAGGCCCTGGCGCGGCCGCTCCAGCTGGTCGTCCAGGAAGCCCAGCAACTGCCTCAGGATGTCGGGATCCGTCGTTCGGCGCGCCACGGCGCGGGCCAGCTCCGGATAGTGCGCCAGGAGTCCGCCCTCGTCCGCCCGGCAGGCCAGCCAGTCAAGCAGGGTCTGGCCGGGGACGCGCTCCACCTTCAGCATGGGCAGAGGCAGGCCCGCCTCCAGCAGCAAGTGATCCAGGCGGACGCGCCACTGCCCCGCTTGGCCGCTGCGCAGGAGAACCAGCTTCCCCTCCGACAGGCACTTCAGCACCTGGTCGAGCTGGGTCGGATCCCAGCTGCCCGGCCCACGGCGCGGCACAAGCAGCGCGGCCCGCTGGCGCGGCAGCTTCGGCAGCAGGCTGTCCAGGGCCTCCTGCGGGGAGGGCCGCCGGGCCGGATCGGCCTGCAGACAGCGCAGGGAGAGGGGGAAGAGAGGGTGCCCGGCCCCGGGACCGGGATCCTGCGGCCGTCCGGACAGGATCTGCGACAGGGCCGCGTCGGGGTCGTCCGGGAAGGGCGGCCGGCCCGTGATCAGTTGGAAGAGGAGGGCGCCCAGGGAGAACATGTCGGAGCGGGGATGGGGCAGGCCCTGGGCCAGGATCTCCGGCGGCATGACCTGGAAGGTGCCGGAGCGCCGGGCCACCCGGTCGTCATTGGCCCGGGCCAAGCCCAGGTCGAGCAGGGAGGCGCGGCTGCCCGACAGGAGGAGATTGGCCGGCCCGAGATCCCCGTGGATCCAGCCGTGTTCGGCCAACTCGGTCAGGCCCTGCAGCACCTGGACGGCGATCCACGCCACATCGTCGGGGTCCAGGCAGCGGCTGGTCTCCTCCAGGGCCGACATGGGTCGGCCCGGTCGCCGCTCGATGACCAGGCGGGCGGGGCGCTGGGCGCTGCCCGGATCGTGCTCCACCAATTCAGGGAAGACGGGGGAGCGCAGGGCCAGCAAGAGGCGGGCCTCCTTGAGGAAGCCATGCCCACCCGCCGCTCCGGGGCGGGCCTCCTTCAGCACGACCTCGCGGCCGGTCCAGCGGTCCAGCGCGGCGTGGACGATGGCGCTGGACCCTTCGGCCAGCTGCTGCAGCCCCGTATAGCGCAAGTTTTCGCCGTCCCGGCCGGGGGAGTTCATGCCTCGGTCTCCGGATTGATCCACACCAGACTCAGGTTGTCCTCCGCCCCGCGGCTGAGTGCCTCCTCCATGAGCAGGCCGGGAATGTCGTCGTCCCCGGTGGCGGACTGCAGCAGCTGGTCCAGGACCGTGGCCTCGATCCCGGCCTGGACGAAACCGTCGCTGCAGAGCAGCAAGCGGTCCCCCGCCTCCAGCCGCAGCTCCACGCAGCACAGCTGGTCGTGCTGGGGGGCGCCCAGGGCGTGGCTGAGCAGATTGGGCTGTTCAACGCTGACGTGATGGTCCGTGCTCAGTTGCCGGAAGCAGCCACCCGACACCAGGTAGGCGCGGCTGTCGCCCACGTGGTAGAGCCGCCCTATCTGTCCGTCGAGGGCCAGGCCCGTGAAGGTGGTGGCCACCCGCCGCTCGCGCAGTTCGGCCTGAAGGCGGCCCAGGCAGCCCGCCAGCTCCAGCTGGACCCGCTGCAGGCTGGGCGGCCAGGCGGCGCTCAGGCAGCGCTCGTCGTGCAGGCAGAGCTGGATGAAGGCGTCGGCGGCGCGGCGGGCGGCCCGGTCGCCGTGTCGCATGCCACCCATGCCGTCGCAGAGGGCACAGGCCAGGCGCCCATCGCGAAATTCGCCTGCGGCCCAGTCCTCTGATTGTCGACGCACCCGACCGGGGTGCAAGCTTATGTGAAATCCAGGAGCCAGGAACCTCTCCTTCCCCGGGTGTGTCCGTGGCCGCACGATGAGGGCGGCGAAGTCGAACCAAGCGTTGATGAACAAAAGGATCAATCCATGCTTGGCTGGTGCGTCGCGAAGTCCGGGCGCCCAAGTCCGCGTCTTATCGGCAGATGGAGGGCCTGAATCGCGTTGCCGGGGGAAGTCGGGCGGCGAGTTGGGTCTTCGGGCCGCACCGCGTATTTTGAACCCCGTTCCACCTCGGAAGCGTCACGCGGAGATGCCGCGCCACACACAGGAGACGCCATGACCATTTGTGTTCCCGTCGAGGGTCGGGCGCAGGAGCGCCGCGCCCCCTTGCTGCCCGTGCACGTGCGCCAGCTGGTCGAACTGGGCGCCACCCTCGAGGTGGAGAGCGGCCTGGGCGCCGGCCTGGGCATTGCGGACGAGGACTACCGTCTGGCCGGTGCCACAATCGGATCCAGCCGTGCCGAGCTGCTGGCCCGGGCCGGGCTGGTCCTCCGACTGGGCAAGCCGCCCCGGGAAGACGTGGCGGCCCTCGCCCCGGGCACCGTCCACATCAGCTACCTGGACCCCTTCCGCGACCGCGCCCTGCTGCAGGCCATGGCGGAGAGGGGCCTCAGCGCCGTCTGCATGGAGATGATTCCGCGCACGACCCTGGCCCAGAAGATGGACGCCCTGAGCAGCCAGGCCAGCCTGGCCGGCTACGCCGCCGTCCTGCTGGCCGCCTTCCGGCTCAACCGCATCCTGCCCATGATGATGACCCCGGCGGGCACCATCACGCCGGCCAAGGTTTTCATCATCGGGGCCGGCGTGGCCGGACTCCAGGCCATCGCCACCGCCCGCCGGCTGGGGGCCCGCGTCGAGGCCTTCGACACCCGGCCGGTGGTGCGCGAGCAGGTGGAGAGCCTGGGCGGCCGCTTCGTCGAGATCGACCTGGGTGAGACGGGCCAGACCAAGGACGGCTATGCCCGCGAGCTGACGCCGGAGCAGGTGGAGCTGCAGCGCAAGGCCATGGCCCGCCACTGCGCGCAGGCGGACATCGTCATCACCACCGCCCAGGTCTTCGGTCGTTCCGCCCCCCGCCTGTTGACCCTGGACATGGTGCGCGGCATGAAGCCGGGCAGCGTGGTGGTGGACATGGCGGTGGAGACGGGCGGCAACGTGGAGGGATCGGTCGCCGGAGAGGAAGTGGACCTGGACGGCGTGCTCATCCTGGGACCGGACAACCTGCCCGGCCAGGTGGCCCTGCACGCCACCCAGATGTACGGGTCCAACCTGTTGGCCTTCATCGAGCATTTCTGGGACAAGGATAGCCGGACCCTGCGCCTGGACCGGGAGGACGAGATCATGCGCGGCGCGCTGGTCTGCCACGGCGGCGCCGTCGTCCACGAAGCACTCAAAGCCTAGGAGGAGCCATGGACCTGCACACGATGGTCTACCTGATCTTCATTCTGTTGCTCTCGATCTTCCTGGGCTTCGAGCTGATCTCCAAGGTCCCCTCGACGCTGCACACGCCGCTCATGAGCGGTTCCAACGCCATCTCGGGCATCACCGTGGTGGGCGCCCTGCTCTCCGCCGGCTACGGGGGCAGCGACGTCCTCACCGTCGCCCTGGGCGCCCTGGCCGCCTTCTTCGCCATGATCAACGTGGTGGGCGGCTATCTGGTCACGGACCGCATGCTGTCCATGTTCCGCAGCAAGGGAGGCCGGTCGTGAGCCTGGAGTTCCTCATCAACCTGGCCTACGCCATCGCCGCCCTGCTCTTTGCCTTCGGCATCAAGATGCTGGCCTCGCCCACCACCGCCCGGCGGGGCAACGCCGTCAGCGCCGTGGGCATGGCCCTGGCCGTGGGCGCCACCCTGCTCGACCCGGCCATTGGCCGCTGGACCTGGATCATCGTGGGCCTGGCGGGCGGCGCCGTGGTGGGTGTCACCGCCGCCCGCACGGTGTCGATGACCGGCATGCCGGAAATGGTGGCCCTCCTGAATGGCTTCGGCGGCATCGCCAGCCTGATGGTGGCCTGGGCCGAATATGCGCGGGCCATGTCCAGCCAGACGGTCTTCGGCCTTTACCAATCCGTCACGGTGGCGATCGCGGCCCTGATCGGCGGCGTCACCTTCTCGGGGTCGCTCATCGCCTGGGCCAAGCTCAAAGAGGTGATGTCGGGGCGCCCCATCATCTTCAGCGGACAGCAGGCCGTCAACGGCCTGCTCATCCTCGCCATCCTGGGCGCCGCCCTGCTCTTCGCGCTGGATCCCCCGGGCGCCCACCTCTGGCTGATCGTGCTTCTCGCCCTCTCCCTGGTCCTGGGCGTGATGGCCGTCATCCCCATCGGCGGGGCCGACATGCCCGTCGTCATCTCGCTGCTCAATAGCTATTCCGGATTGGCGGCCTGCGCGGCGGGCTTCATCATCAGCAACAACGTGCTCATCGTGGCCGGCGCGCTGGTGGGCGCCAGCGGCATCGTGCTCACCGTCATCATGTGCAAGGCAATGAACCGCAGCCTGGCCAACGTGCTCTTCAGCGGCTTCGGCGCCGTTGTCCAGGGCGCCGCCAAGGCCAGCGGCGAGGTGAAGGCCCTCACGCCCGCGGACGCCTACATCCTGCTCGAAGCGGCCCAGAGCGTGGCCTTCGTGCCCGGCTACGGACTGGCCGTGGCCCAGGCCCAGCACGCCGTGCGGGAGCTGGGCGAGCTGCTGGAGAAGAACGGCTGCGAGGTGCGCTACGCCATCCATCCGGTGGCCGGCCGCATGCCCGGCCACATGAACGTGCTGCTGGCCGAGGCCAATGTCCCCTACGAGCAGCTAGTGGAGATGGAGGCGATCAACCCCTTGATGGAGACCGTGGACGTGGCGGTGGTGATCGGCGCCAACGACGTGGTCAACCCCGCCGCCCTGGACGACCCGGGCAGCCCCATCTACGGGATGCCCATCATCGAGGTGCACCGGGCCCGCACGGTCTTCGTGTTGAAGCGCTCCATGGCGGCCGGCTTCGCCGGCATCGACAACCCCTTGTTCTACGGGCAGAACACGCGCATGGTCTTCGGGGATGCCAAGGCGACCATCACCAAGCTCGTGGCCGAGTTCAAGAGCGAATGATGAAGGGTGACGGTCCACCCTCCGGGGAGAACCTGCAAGAGCTTCGCCAGCGGGTCAACCACTGGGAGGAGCTGTTGCGCCGGCGTTTCCAGCTGGCGGGATTGGGGACCGTCTTTGAAGCCCTGGACGGATTGGACCAGCAGTCGACGCGGCACCTGCAGGAGCTGGGCGATTCCATCCCCACCCCCCTTTTCTTCAAGGACAGCCAGGGCGCCATCGCCTTCTGCAACCAGGCCCTGGCCGATTTGCTGGGCCTGCCACTGGAGCAGATCGTGGGCCGGCCTCTCCTTGATTTCCTGCCTGCCGAGGTGGCGGCGGGCCTCGAGGAGAGCGGCCGCCTCCTCGCCGTCACCGGTCTGCCGCTGGACCAGGATCTCCGCCAGAGCCAGCCCGATGGCCGGCGGGACCTGCATGTCCACGGCCAGCCCCCTCATGGCTCCCATGGCCGCGTGCTGGGGCTGGTGGGCACCGTGCTGGACAACAGCCTGCAGCACCAGGCCCTGGCCGCCCTGCGCGGCAGCGAGTCCCGCTACCGGGGCCTCTTCGAGTCCGCGCAGGACGCCATCTTCA
The nucleotide sequence above comes from bacterium. Encoded proteins:
- a CDS encoding group II intron reverse transcriptase/maturase, producing EVDREREGRGHAFIRCADDCNVHVRSRRAGERVMGWLRELFTGLHLKVNEAKSAVDLATRRKVLGYSFWLGPGGVVKRRVAKKAQDKLKERVRHTTRRI
- a CDS encoding ATP-binding protein, which codes for MAALLDQLAALQELESRAEDLSRRQERFTRRELDLVLGLARELNTCTTPREALHFLLHQAIRLAGAQRGAIVELDEDGELLFTLGVDRDGFTLDRPETQASHSIIRRVLESGQPLRSSNLSQLEELAQARSIIDFDLKSSLCAPLRRQGQVVGALYVDSSVTTLYSEHILVLLDGFCELCSLTLTQLQLRRTEQAQQLRYDNFERLHLRIVDSLPSALIIYDRQFRLQFANQPFHRDLSMLSIVEPDPAAPAGWRLESSFGRFLQSRMDRHERSADWAVENRHLRCRPFPLSFPDGSEQVWGLILSDVTAEVRMQQELLESEKFAMVSRTAGSIAHEIRNALAPLSGHVQLARMTLRERPSVQEDVDPDLQIVEEMAGRIERIARTLSDLSRPPQRQLGDVDLNALAAGTVSLLKDLGGKIKRFDLSVGGPEPESEDRGTLRIRLDVMPHLPQIKADAEQLQQMLLNLLINSAHAVEACGGGWVQCRTRLVGQHLLLVVEDNGCGMEEAVLARIWEPYFTTKGEGGTGLGMPLVRQVVEAHQGLIQVQSRPGRGTAFRILLPLPH
- a CDS encoding serine/threonine-protein kinase; the protein is MNSPGRDGENLRYTGLQQLAEGSSAIVHAALDRWTGREVVLKEARPGAAGGHGFLKEARLLLALRSPVFPELVEHDPGSAQRPARLVIERRPGRPMSALEETSRCLDPDDVAWIAVQVLQGLTELAEHGWIHGDLGPANLLLSGSRASLLDLGLARANDDRVARRSGTFQVMPPEILAQGLPHPRSDMFSLGALLFQLITGRPPFPDDPDAALSQILSGRPQDPGPGAGHPLFPLSLRCLQADPARRPSPQEALDSLLPKLPRQRAALLVPRRGPGSWDPTQLDQVLKCLSEGKLVLLRSGQAGQWRVRLDHLLLEAGLPLPMLKVERVPGQTLLDWLACRADEGGLLAHYPELARAVARRTTDPDILRQLLGFLDDQLERPRQGLCWIVPPGDPDARQLPLLVETCRRQHRPLVVLQLDGAPEPGLDLGETHRLDPPQSGQWRAWLRHPTPGITLEDAAIDVLDRLSAGDGERIAPLVARCISEGSLAPADGMWRLTEIRPPRGEDLRGADLAALDGKLRHALLRACAWVEPAPIGCWQDLVRQGREDELEMLEGAGWLRDRGDGQLVPRAGLIGSLDEDVLGQATLDLLQDLWRRPDPPAELGLLLLSRADLGRADPHMAHQILRRARGLINPQRKIQLITELLPLLPAEQRSDLQSDLATALLEQDRAAEAAQLLKALLRESGADSAERSTSLVLRLAHAWRLGQRRRLAWRLVEHGRRLAREDKSRLALEVQAIELLQGIGRAAEANARLTAAAPLLLEADPAGGPGIAHAIHQAAVAAFNLGSPELAARLWTHLSRPGRQILQIQQRIWLANNLGVIHLQAGRLEQARTELEQAGREAALFHLDRYELMARVNLALVQLKRGAADQAVRELEPALVQARELQVMQTELAILDHLGEAWAALGDLESAEATWERELDLARALQMPDEELDSLKNLLCLAWDLGIEPTRSHLARLQEIDAGRDKAASRQWALLAAFDASPTGAAGLPANTPASLRALAAGRETASADLLSTLLGLEPRLDGVRLALRLLEGRLPWLAEWAPCLREVREIHRLHEIRLLSHEGESAARREDWSAAGIRLGRAVRLLESLAMDLSPAWQERVASSPWLRVMLERAGECLARLDELDRRDDGRTAGSVGRATGA
- a CDS encoding protein phosphatase 2C domain-containing protein encodes the protein MRRQSEDWAAGEFRDGRLACALCDGMGGMRHGDRAARRAADAFIQLCLHDERCLSAAWPPSLQRVQLELAGCLGRLQAELRERRVATTFTGLALDGQIGRLYHVGDSRAYLVSGGCFRQLSTDHHVSVEQPNLLSHALGAPQHDQLCCVELRLEAGDRLLLCSDGFVQAGIEATVLDQLLQSATGDDDIPGLLMEEALSRGAEDNLSLVWINPETEA
- a CDS encoding NAD(P) transhydrogenase subunit alpha, yielding MTICVPVEGRAQERRAPLLPVHVRQLVELGATLEVESGLGAGLGIADEDYRLAGATIGSSRAELLARAGLVLRLGKPPREDVAALAPGTVHISYLDPFRDRALLQAMAERGLSAVCMEMIPRTTLAQKMDALSSQASLAGYAAVLLAAFRLNRILPMMMTPAGTITPAKVFIIGAGVAGLQAIATARRLGARVEAFDTRPVVREQVESLGGRFVEIDLGETGQTKDGYARELTPEQVELQRKAMARHCAQADIVITTAQVFGRSAPRLLTLDMVRGMKPGSVVVDMAVETGGNVEGSVAGEEVDLDGVLILGPDNLPGQVALHATQMYGSNLLAFIEHFWDKDSRTLRLDREDEIMRGALVCHGGAVVHEALKA
- a CDS encoding NAD(P) transhydrogenase subunit alpha, with product MDLHTMVYLIFILLLSIFLGFELISKVPSTLHTPLMSGSNAISGITVVGALLSAGYGGSDVLTVALGALAAFFAMINVVGGYLVTDRMLSMFRSKGGRS
- a CDS encoding NAD(P)(+) transhydrogenase (Re/Si-specific) subunit beta; protein product: MSLEFLINLAYAIAALLFAFGIKMLASPTTARRGNAVSAVGMALAVGATLLDPAIGRWTWIIVGLAGGAVVGVTAARTVSMTGMPEMVALLNGFGGIASLMVAWAEYARAMSSQTVFGLYQSVTVAIAALIGGVTFSGSLIAWAKLKEVMSGRPIIFSGQQAVNGLLILAILGAALLFALDPPGAHLWLIVLLALSLVLGVMAVIPIGGADMPVVISLLNSYSGLAACAAGFIISNNVLIVAGALVGASGIVLTVIMCKAMNRSLANVLFSGFGAVVQGAAKASGEVKALTPADAYILLEAAQSVAFVPGYGLAVAQAQHAVRELGELLEKNGCEVRYAIHPVAGRMPGHMNVLLAEANVPYEQLVEMEAINPLMETVDVAVVIGANDVVNPAALDDPGSPIYGMPIIEVHRARTVFVLKRSMAAGFAGIDNPLFYGQNTRMVFGDAKATITKLVAEFKSE